CCACATCACGTCCGGCCAGACATAGTAGAGGGCCGAGTCCATCATCGAGATCGGTACGTGCTGGCCCTTGCCGGTCGTGGTGCGCTCGAAGAGGGCGGCGGTGATCGCCTGGGCGGCGGTCAGGCTGGTGATCTTGTCGAACATGATCGTTCGAACGTTCTCCGGCCGTCCGCTCAGATCGCCCTGGGTCGCGGCCATGCCGACCGTCGCCTGGATCAAGGGGTCGTAGACGCGCCGGTTCACGTAGGGGCCCTCCTGGCCGTAGCCCGTGACGGAGACGTAGACCAGACCGGGGTTGATCGCGGCGAGCGCCTCGTAGCCGAGGCCCTGTCGATCGAGGACGCCGGGTCGATAGTTCTCGAGCAGCACGTCGGCGGTCCGGATCAGGTCGAGCAGCACTGCCTTCTGGGTCTCGTCCTTGAGGTCGAGGGCGACGGCGCGCTTGTTCCGATTCAGGACGGCATACATCCCGCCCATCCCGCCGCGGGCGCTCCCCAGGTAGCGGCACGTGTCACCGAACATCGGGGGCTCGACCTTGATCACGTCCGCGCCCTGGTCCGCGAGGACCATCGCGGCCATCGGGCCGGACACCGTCGACGTCATCTCGACGACGCGGACGCCGTGCAGGGGACCGGGCATGCGTTTCCCTCCGTTCTGCGGGCCGCCGGGGCGGTGGCCCGATTGTACGCGACGCAGTCGGCCGCATCTGACTATATTGGTGGCCCGGGAGGAGCCATGGGCGATCCGAACGACAGCACGGCCGAGGAGATCTTCGCCGAGATCCTCGATCCCGACCGACGGGGTGCGCTCTACCCCCACTACCACCGACTTCGCGAGCGGGCGCCGGTCCTCGAGGACGAGACGCTGCTCGGACGCCGCGCGTGGATCCTCACCCGATTCGAGGATGCGGATCGGGTGCTCCGGGACCCGGTGCTCCACAGCGACACGAGCGCGATCGAGCTCTTCGATACCGGACCCTCGGGACGGACCTTCTTCGAGGTCATGCGCAAGCTGCTCCTCTATCTGGATCCACCGGAGCATGACCGGATCCGCGGTCTCGTTTCGAAGGCGTTCACGCCCCGCGCCGTCGACGCGCGGAAGCCCCGGATCCAGACGGAGGTCGATCGCCTGCTCGATCGGGTGGAGGACGCGGGCAAGGCGGAGCTCGTGGCCGATTTCGGGTATCCGCTCCCGATCGCCGTGATCTGCGAGATGATGGGCATCCCCGAATCCGATCGCGCGACGTTCCTGACCTGGGCGCACGATTTCGCGCGGCGCGGCGATGTCTCCGGATTGACCGAGAACGTGGTCGCGAGGGGCGAGGTCGCGAGCGCCGGCTTCCGGGACTATTTCCTCGATCTGGCGCGCTCGCGCCGGAAGGCACTCGGGGACGATCTGATCTCGGCCCTCGTCGAGGTCGAGGACGAGACCGGGCGACTCAGCGACGCAGAAGTCGTGTCGACCTGCGTGATCCTCCTGCAGGCAGGACACGAGACGACTGCGGACCTGATCTCGATGGCCATCCGCGGCCTGATTCTCCATCCGGACCAGCTGGCGTTGTTGCGCGAAGCGCCGGCGCGGGTCGTGACGGCCGCCGACGAGTTCATTCGCTGGGACACGTCGGTCCAGATCAGCCAGCGGGTCGGTTCCCGGGACATCGAGGTCGGCGGGCGACGCATCCCCGCCGGCGACGTCTGCGTCGTGATGAACGGGGCCGCCAATCGCGACCCGGGGCGCTTTCCGGATCCCGACCGCCTCGACATCGCGCGCGCCACCCCGAGTCATCTCGGTTTCGGCATGGGGCGCCACTTCTGCCTCGGCGCTTCGCTCGCCCGCGCCGAGATCGCCGCGGCGGTGGGAACGTTCATCACCCGATTCCCGCGTTTCGACTTCGCCGAGGAGCCCGCGTTCCGGCCCTCGCTCTTCCTGCGCGGGCTGGCGCGGCTTCCCCTCAGCCTGGGTTGACGTTCGGTCGACGAGTGAGGCGTCGGCCTTGCGGTCGGAGCCGGATCGCGGATCCTTCCGCCGCCCGGCAACCCGCCGCGCCCCGAAGAAGAGGAAAATGCCGGTCCCATGGCCGAGGTCGTCCTGATCAATCTGACCGGACCGGATCGCCCGGGCATCACCCGCGATCTCTCGGCGATCCTCGCCGAGCACGACGTGCGCGTGCTCGACATCGGTCAGGCCGTCATCCACGACACGCTCACGCTCGGGATCCTGGTCGAGCTCCCCGAGGAGTCCGACGGCCACCCCGTCTTGAAGGACGTCCTCTTCAAGTCCCACGCGTGGGATCTCCGGGTACGCTTCACACCGGTCGATCTCGACGAGTACGAACGCTGGGTGAGCGCCCAGGGGCAACCGCGCCACATCATGACGCTGATCGGCAGCCGATTGACGGCGGCCCATCTCGAGGGGCTCGGGAAGGTCGCGACGGACCACGGCCTGAACATCGACAACATCACGCGGCTCTCGGGACGGGTCTCGCTCCGGGCCGAGCAGGAGACGCCGCGCTCCTGCGTCGAGCTGTCGCTACGCGGTGAGCCCGACGACGCCTCGGCGCTGCGAGGCGACCTTCTCGCCCTCGCGCAGGATCTCGACGTGGACATCGCCTTTCAGGTCGACGACGTCTATCGCCGGAATCGGCGGCTCGTCGCGTTCGACATGGACTCCACGCTGATCCAGACCGAGGTGATCGACGAACTCGCCGCGGCGGCGGGGGTCGGCGACGAAGTCGCGAAGATCACCGAGGCCGCCATGAACGGCGAGCTCGACTTCACCCAGAGCCTCGAGCGGCGGGTCGGACTTCTGAAGGGGCTCGACGAGGGCGTGCTCGAAGAGATCGCTCAGCGACTCCCGATCACGCCCGGGGCGGAGCGCCTGATCGCGACCCTGCGCTCCCTCGACTACCGGACGGCGATCCTGTCCGGTGGCTTCACGTATTTCGGTCACCACCTGCAGCAGCGTCTCGGGATCGACTACGTCTTCGCGAACGAGCTGGAGATCGACGGCGGGCGCCTGACCGGGCGCGTCGCCGGTACGGTCGTCGACGGCGCCCGCAAGGCGGCGCTGCTTCGCGAGCTCGCCGAACGCGAGAACCTGCGGCTCGAACAGACGATTGCGGTCGGAGATGGCGCCAACGATCTGCCCATGCTCGACGCCGCTGGCCTCGGGATCGCGTTCCATGCGAAGCCGAAGGTGCGTGACGCGGCGGAGCAGGTGATCTCGAATCTCGGGCTCGATGGGATTCTCTACCTGATCGGCATGAGCGACCGGGAAGTCCAGCAAGCCTGAGACAGCCCGATGCGCGAGGGCGCGGGATCGGCGACGATCGGGCTCGCATGAGTGACCCGAACGAAAGCGCGCCCGCCGACTCCCGTTGGAGTCGCGCGACCGAGTCACTCCGGAACACGCAGTTCCGACGACTCTTCGTCGGCAATCTGGCGTTCTTCCTGGCGATGGGCGGACAGGGCCTCGTGCGGCCGTGGATTGCCCTCGAGCTGACAGATGATCCCTTCGCGCTCGGTCTGACGGGGGCCGCGATGGCGGCACCGATGTTCTTCCTGTCTCCCCTCGGAGGGGCGCTCGCCGATCGCCTCGACCGACGGACGCTGATCGCGACGGCGCTCTCGCTCGCGCTCCTGACCGAAGCGGTCGTCTACGTCCTCCTCGTGACCGACCGGATCGAGTTCTGGCACCTCGTCGTCGCGTCGGCGGCGCTCGGCGCCTGCTTCCCGCTCCAGATGCCCGCGCGCGCCGCAATCGTCGCGAACCTCGTCGATCGCAAGGCGCTCGGTGCGGCGATGGGCGTGAACATGACCGGCATGAACCTCACCCAGATGCTGGGGCCGGCGATGGCCGGGACGCTCGCGACCTGGGTCGGGATCGAAGGGGCCTACGGCTTCAATCTGTGCCTCTATGTCGTCGCGATCGCAGCGACGTTCTCGGTCCGCAGCGCGCCGCCGGCCACGCGACCGACGGCCTCGCTCTACGAGAACGTGCTCGAGGGGTTTCGCTATCTGCGCTCGGACCGGATGGTCGCGATCCTGCTCCTGTTCGGGCTCGTCCCGCAGTTCCTGGCGATGCCCTTCCAGCAGGTGCTGCCGGTCTTCGCGCGGGACGTGTGGGTCGTCGGGCCGTGGGGACTCGGGATGCTGAGCTTCGCCGTGGGGGTCGGCGCGATGGTGGGCTCGATGTACATCGCGACCCGCGACCAACGCAAGCCGCGCTTGCCGATGATGATGGTCAGCGTGATCGTGTTCTGCCTCCTGATCGCTGCCTTCGCGCTCTCGCCGAGCATCTGGCCGGCCGTCGTCCTCGCGTTCCTCGGCAACATCGGAGCGAGCGTCTTCCGAACGCTCAACAACGTCTCGATCCAGCTCGTGATTCCCGACGAGGTGCGCGGCCGCGTCTCCAGCTTCCTGATGATGAGCGTTTCGCTTCCACTGCTCGGCGGGCTGCCCGTGACGCGGGTCGCCAGCGCCTACGGCGCGCCGACCGCGGTGGCGGGGGCCTGTGTGCTGGCGCTCGTTCTGGCGCTGCTGTTCTGGGTCGGCAGCCCGAGCTTGCGCGCCGTGGACGAGCGCGTGCGAACGAAGCTCAGGGAGCCTTGATTCGATAGCCTTTCCGGGCCTCCTGTGAGGCGAGGGAGCGGACCTCCATGTTGATCACGATCTCCCGCCAGTACCTGGCCGGTGCGCCCGCCGTGGCGCTTCGCGTGGCCGAGGGCCTCGGCTGGACCGTCGTCGACGACGATTTCGTCGGCGCCATCGCCGAGAAGTCGGGGCTCTCGCGGGACGACGTCGAGAGCCTCGAGGAGAGCGTGCCGACCTTCCTCGAACGCTTCGCCCAATCCTCGGCGCTCTCCTTTCCCGAGTTCCTGGTTTCGACGCCGTCGGCGATCGAAGAGCCCGACGCCGTCAAGCTGGCGCACATCACGAAGGAGTGGATCGAGGAGCTCGGCCACCGCGACCGGATCGTCCTGGTCGGTCGCGCGGCGGCGGCGATCCTCGCGCGCGAACGAGACGTGCTCCACGTGCGGCTCGTCGCCTCCCGCGATCACCGGATCGGCCTCGCGATGCACGAGCACGGCATGGGCGAGGCGGAGGCCGCGGCCTTCCTCGACGAACGCGACCGCGCCCGGGCCCGGTACCACAAGGAGAACTACGGGCGCGATTGGAACGATCCGGTCCACTACCACATGGTGTTGAACACGGAGCTCCTCGGCACCGATGGCGCAGCCGACCTGGTCATCGCCCGCGCCCGGTCGGTCGGATGGGGCGCCTCCGGCGACTAGCGAAGCGACATTTCAGGCGCCCGGCACGAGGGCCGGAAGAATGTCGCTGATCGAGCCGCGCAGGAGGGCATCGGCGATGGCATCCATCTCCGTCGCCTCGCCGTTCACGATCACGATCCTGGCCCCGCCTTCCTTGGCGATCGGCACCATCGACGCGATCGGGTAGACCGCGAGGGTCGTGCCGACCGCGAGGAGCAGGTCGCAATCCTCGGCGGCGGCGAAGGCCCGGGCAAGATCGTCTTCGACGAGGCCCTGTCCGAAAGAGATGGTCGCCGACTTGAGCATTCCGCCACAGGTCCGGCAATCGGGATCTTCTTCGCCCGCCTCGACCCGGGCCAGGGCGCGGATCATCGGCGCCCGCTCTCCGCAGTCGAGGCATTGGACCTCTTCGAGGGTGCCGTGGATCTCGACGACGCGCGCGGGGTCCGTGCCGGCCGCCTGGTGGAGACCGTCCACGTTCTGCGTGACGAGGGTGTCGAGATGGCCTGCGCGCTCGAGGTCGACGAGGGCCTGGTGGCCGGCGTTCGGCCGCTTCTTGTTCGCCTCGGTCTCGAGACGCCAGCGCCAGGACTTCTTGCGGACGTCTGGATCCGATACGTAGACCTGGAGCGTGGCCATCTTCTCGGCGTCCGGATCCTTGGTCCAGAGGCCCTGGGGACCCCGGAAATCCGGGATCCCCGAGTCGGTGGAGATTCCGGCGCCGGTCAGGCACGCGACGGAGCGCGCGTCCCGGATCCAGCCACGAACGGTCTCGAGGGCTTCTCGCGTCTCTTCCGTGCTCATCCGCCGTCCTCTCTGGCGTCCTGGGTGTCCTGGGTGTCGTACGCGTCGACTCGGCCTAACAGCAGCTGCCGGTCGCGCCCGAGCGCTGGTCGTGCCAATGACCGAGGTCGCGGTAGAGCCCCTGCTCGGCGGCGGCGATCATCGTGCGATTCGGATCGATCACCCAGGGTCCCTCGCGAACGACGCGCAGGATCGCGCTCTCGCCGTCTTCGAGCACGATCTCCCGGTCCCCGTCGAAGGCGAGGAGCCCCGGCCCGGTCCAGCGCACCTCGGCGCCCAGATCGACGCGCTCGACCCCCTCGAGCCCGACGTTCGCGTAGAGCCCGGGCGAGATCGGAATCCGCAGGGACTTGCCCGTCGTCTCGGGCTTCGGCTCCGGACGGGTCTGGACTTCGACCGCGAACTCGTCGTCGGCGAAGCAGGGCATGAGGAGCCCGCCCACCGGAGAGAGGCCGACGCTGTCGGGCTCGGCGCGGGTCAGCAGAACGCTCGCGAGCTTCTCGGGGTCCGCCTGCAGGAGCGATCCGGGGTGGTCGTTCACGAGCATCGCGGCGTCGATCAGCGCCAGGCTCTCGCGCCCGTCCTCACAGCGGACCTCGACGATCTTGGCGCGACGGGCGCCGTCTTCGAGGGGCAGGCGCCCGGAGGCGACCAGACCCGCGGCGGCGCCGGCGATCGTCGCTTCCGCGTTGAACGGGAACACGTTGTTGGTGCCCGTCGAGAGGGGGAGGAGCACGACGTCGCGCCAGCACTGGGTAATCGCCCGGCTCGTGCCGTCGCCGCCGAGCGCGACGATCGCGGCGCAGCCCGCTTCCTTCATGGCGAGGGCGGCACGCTGGCTGTCGACACCGTGGCCGGTGAGCTCGGTCTCGAGCAGCTCGCACTCCACGTCGAGGGTGAGCGCCTCGGTTGCGGCGGAGGCGATCCGGAAGGAGTCCCGCGAGAGCAGGATCTTCTTCACGCCCGAAGCGGCGGCCCCCACGACGATGCGCGTCACCTGGTTGCGCTTGTCGTCGATGGTCGACGTCCCGGCGCGTGCGAAGAGACGTCTCGCATCGCGGCCGGAGTGGGGATTGACGATGATGCCGAGGGTGCCCGCGCTCTCCATGATGCGCCGGAGGCTATCTCGTGGCTGACGGGGATGCGACCGAGACCCGAAGAGGATCTCGGGTGAAGGATCGAGGCGTCGTGCGGTCGTGACCCCAGGCGACGCGACTTTGATCGCGGAGCGAGGCGTCGGAGCACGCGTCGGGCTCAAGCGGGTCGGGGCTTCACGCCGATGCAGAAGACACGCAAGTGGGCCGCGAGCTTGCGGAAATCCTCGTGCGGCACCCGGGAGATCCCGTCTTGGCCGAAGCCTCCACCGAACGTCGTTCCCTGCGCGCTCGCCTCGCGATCGCGACGGGGATCCTCGTCGCTTGGAGCGTCTCGGGCGGGCTCGCCTGGCTCGACGTGACGACCGGGGAGGCCCGCGCGCGAGAACGCGCCGAGCGGTCGCTGATGGCGCTCGCCGACGTCGTGAACGCGCTCTACCTGGCCGAGGAAGGGCGCATCGACGGCGAGCTCGCGCGTCTGCGAACGGAGCTCCGCGCGCAGGGCGCCTGGTCGGAGCCCGGGGCCTTCGAGGTCGGTCCCGCCGAGGTCGCGAAGCCGGGTGACCGGGCCTCGATCGACGGACGACGCCTCGAGGCGGCGCTCCGCCGCGCACTCACGCGCGTCGACGCGTTCTCGGCGCTCGAAGTCGTCGTCGCGGGCCACGACGGACTGCGCATTCTCGGTGTGGAACGCGATGAAGAAGGTAGGGCCCGGTCGATCGCCTGGGCGCCGGATGAGCGCGAGGGCGTCGCCAAGGCGAGCTGGTACGCGGGCGAGGTCGCCCGAGCGGTGGAATCCGCCGGACGGCGTGTCGAACGTGGCGAGGTCGCCTTCGAAGGGGTCCTCGAGCGCCCGATCGCGCGCGCCGCGGTCGGTCTCCACGAGCCCGGACACCTCGTCCAGGGAGCGCTCGTCGCGGCCATCGACCTGACCGACCTCTCGGCCCGCCTGGCCGACGTCGTCCCGATGGATCACCGCATGACCCTTCTCTCCGTCGACGGACGCCCCCTGGATCCCACCGCGCGAGACCAGTCGACCCTCGAGCGGCTTCTCGCGCTGGCGACGCGGGTCTTCGAGCAGGCGGGACCGGCGACGAGCTTCGAAGCGGATGGCGCGCTCGTGCTCGGCCGCCCGCTCGTCCGGGCCGAGGGCGGCGTCGCGACGACGCTCGCGCTCGTCGAGATCGAGGCCCCCCCGACCGGCGTCGCCGCCTGGCTGGCCGGCTTCTGGCCGATCGTACTCGCGCTCTTCACCGTCGTCGCCGGTCTCGCGATCGTCTTCGTCTTCCGAAGCGGAGGCGCCGGAGGGGCGACGCCGAACGGGCTCGGGAAGCGCATCGCCCGCGACGGAGCCCGCACGGAGAGCGGGGCGGCGATCGAGCTCGTTCCGGAGACCGTGGCGCTGCGGGCGTGGCTGGCGGACATCCGCGGCTGTCTCGAACGAGAGGCCGCGACGCGTGGGCTGGCCGTCGACCTTCGCTGCGAGGCGTCGATGCCGCCCGAATTCGAATCCGATCCGGGCTGGCTCGGAGGGCTCGTCGTGGCGATGGGCCGCGAAGCGCTCGATGCCACCGCCGAGGACAGAGTCGTCGTCGAGGTCCTCGAGGATGCGGGGAACACGCTTCGCGTCGAGGTCGATGCAGGGGGAACGCCGCTGCGACCGATCGCGGGCATGAACGAGGTCGCGAGTGGCGTCGGTGGGCGCTTCGAGTCCGGCGATGCCGGGCGTCTGGCGCTCGTCGTTCCGTCCGTGCTCGCCTGACCCACGCCCGCTCACTCTCCACGAGCGCGGTCACGCTGCGAACGGCGGCGACGCTCGGAGCGTGCTCTCGGAGCGGTGAGGGTGGAGCGGGCCGAGGGGGGGCGTCTGGCGATGCGATCGGCCGGTCCGGCTAGCGGAGCGCGTCCGCGAGGCAGGGCCACGGCAGGCCGTAGCAGTCGGTGCGTCCGCCGCTGCCGTGCGCGAAGACGCCGACGCCGTGTCGGGGCGGGAGGGATTCGGTGATCCCTCGGCTCTCGTCGATGGCGACCACGG
Above is a genomic segment from bacterium containing:
- a CDS encoding MFS transporter, with amino-acid sequence MSDPNESAPADSRWSRATESLRNTQFRRLFVGNLAFFLAMGGQGLVRPWIALELTDDPFALGLTGAAMAAPMFFLSPLGGALADRLDRRTLIATALSLALLTEAVVYVLLVTDRIEFWHLVVASAALGACFPLQMPARAAIVANLVDRKALGAAMGVNMTGMNLTQMLGPAMAGTLATWVGIEGAYGFNLCLYVVAIAATFSVRSAPPATRPTASLYENVLEGFRYLRSDRMVAILLLFGLVPQFLAMPFQQVLPVFARDVWVVGPWGLGMLSFAVGVGAMVGSMYIATRDQRKPRLPMMMVSVIVFCLLIAAFALSPSIWPAVVLAFLGNIGASVFRTLNNVSIQLVIPDEVRGRVSSFLMMSVSLPLLGGLPVTRVASAYGAPTAVAGACVLALVLALLFWVGSPSLRAVDERVRTKLREP
- the serB gene encoding phosphoserine phosphatase SerB — translated: MAEVVLINLTGPDRPGITRDLSAILAEHDVRVLDIGQAVIHDTLTLGILVELPEESDGHPVLKDVLFKSHAWDLRVRFTPVDLDEYERWVSAQGQPRHIMTLIGSRLTAAHLEGLGKVATDHGLNIDNITRLSGRVSLRAEQETPRSCVELSLRGEPDDASALRGDLLALAQDLDVDIAFQVDDVYRRNRRLVAFDMDSTLIQTEVIDELAAAAGVGDEVAKITEAAMNGELDFTQSLERRVGLLKGLDEGVLEEIAQRLPITPGAERLIATLRSLDYRTAILSGGFTYFGHHLQQRLGIDYVFANELEIDGGRLTGRVAGTVVDGARKAALLRELAERENLRLEQTIAVGDGANDLPMLDAAGLGIAFHAKPKVRDAAEQVISNLGLDGILYLIGMSDREVQQA
- a CDS encoding Sir2 family NAD-dependent protein deacetylase — encoded protein: MSTEETREALETVRGWIRDARSVACLTGAGISTDSGIPDFRGPQGLWTKDPDAEKMATLQVYVSDPDVRKKSWRWRLETEANKKRPNAGHQALVDLERAGHLDTLVTQNVDGLHQAAGTDPARVVEIHGTLEEVQCLDCGERAPMIRALARVEAGEEDPDCRTCGGMLKSATISFGQGLVEDDLARAFAAAEDCDLLLAVGTTLAVYPIASMVPIAKEGGARIVIVNGEATEMDAIADALLRGSISDILPALVPGA
- a CDS encoding cytochrome P450, whose amino-acid sequence is MGDPNDSTAEEIFAEILDPDRRGALYPHYHRLRERAPVLEDETLLGRRAWILTRFEDADRVLRDPVLHSDTSAIELFDTGPSGRTFFEVMRKLLLYLDPPEHDRIRGLVSKAFTPRAVDARKPRIQTEVDRLLDRVEDAGKAELVADFGYPLPIAVICEMMGIPESDRATFLTWAHDFARRGDVSGLTENVVARGEVASAGFRDYFLDLARSRRKALGDDLISALVEVEDETGRLSDAEVVSTCVILLQAGHETTADLISMAIRGLILHPDQLALLREAPARVVTAADEFIRWDTSVQISQRVGSRDIEVGGRRIPAGDVCVVMNGAANRDPGRFPDPDRLDIARATPSHLGFGMGRHFCLGASLARAEIAAAVGTFITRFPRFDFAEEPAFRPSLFLRGLARLPLSLG
- a CDS encoding cytidylate kinase-like family protein, whose amino-acid sequence is MLITISRQYLAGAPAVALRVAEGLGWTVVDDDFVGAIAEKSGLSRDDVESLEESVPTFLERFAQSSALSFPEFLVSTPSAIEEPDAVKLAHITKEWIEELGHRDRIVLVGRAAAAILARERDVLHVRLVASRDHRIGLAMHEHGMGEAEAAAFLDERDRARARYHKENYGRDWNDPVHYHMVLNTELLGTDGAADLVIARARSVGWGASGD
- a CDS encoding CoA transferase, giving the protein MPGPLHGVRVVEMTSTVSGPMAAMVLADQGADVIKVEPPMFGDTCRYLGSARGGMGGMYAVLNRNKRAVALDLKDETQKAVLLDLIRTADVLLENYRPGVLDRQGLGYEALAAINPGLVYVSVTGYGQEGPYVNRRVYDPLIQATVGMAATQGDLSGRPENVRTIMFDKITSLTAAQAITAALFERTTTGKGQHVPISMMDSALYYVWPDVMWSRTLQGEGASYVGELADYFHVLQTKDGYVSIILIQDDSFQLVSVWRGSEAHLDPRFADLASRIEHREAFIAAMEEMFADVTCQEVCDMLDSFGVPVARVNTLDTVHDDEQVIQQRSLVEVEHPQIGRMRLPRPPAQFEGQTPIDAFPERHAAFIGAHTREILEELGVDEALIAGIEKRDAEQAAQLRAAMAAAAS
- a CDS encoding NAD(+)/NADH kinase; the protein is MESAGTLGIIVNPHSGRDARRLFARAGTSTIDDKRNQVTRIVVGAAASGVKKILLSRDSFRIASAATEALTLDVECELLETELTGHGVDSQRAALAMKEAGCAAIVALGGDGTSRAITQCWRDVVLLPLSTGTNNVFPFNAEATIAGAAAGLVASGRLPLEDGARRAKIVEVRCEDGRESLALIDAAMLVNDHPGSLLQADPEKLASVLLTRAEPDSVGLSPVGGLLMPCFADDEFAVEVQTRPEPKPETTGKSLRIPISPGLYANVGLEGVERVDLGAEVRWTGPGLLAFDGDREIVLEDGESAILRVVREGPWVIDPNRTMIAAAEQGLYRDLGHWHDQRSGATGSCC